The nucleotide sequence ATTGACCGTGATGACCTGTCTAATTTCGAGGCCGATGGTGTATATGTACCCGAGTCTTGTCATTTGTGTAAGCATGACATCGAGGTTTCACTGTGCCAGGGAACCTACATGGAGAAAATAGCAAGCCAATAATCCAATTTCGGGATGGTACAATATTTGGCCCTTAGTGCATGTTCGGAAACTGAGTCTGGTGAACGGACAGTTAGTTCACCTGCTTTAAAAACAACAGAGGATGAATAACATCTCAACACTAACAAATAATACTCTCTGGACCACTAGCTACACCGTTACAATTCGATGGCAAGCCAGCCACtgcaaggacaacaagtGAGGGGATCTGCAGCCCAATACAATGGGCATCCATGACGATAAAGGTGATGAGGCATCCTCCATCTTGGTAGCCGGAGGCTCGTATTCCATTCCATTGCGCGATTacggtgaggatgagagtCACTCCGGCCTGATGGTGGAGGTGTCAATATACTTCCAGTCATGAATTAATTAGGCTGTTGCAGTGCATGCATACCATGATGATTGGGACGGTGACGGCACCACCGAATGAGGACCTATGGATCTTCAAAGCTGCGACAAGATATAAAGTACTCGCAATAATTACAGCAGCCACAACAATTTGTAGCCATCTGATCCATCCAAGGCTGACTAGTGAAAGCGTACTTGGGCCGTGTCGGTCTGCCATTGTGGTCATGGATGGCGTGAAGCAGCTGCCAGAGCTTGTACGATGACTTTAAGACTCGGGGAAACAAGAGGCTCAGGCCGAAAATTATATGCGTACCAGCTGGCTCCAAAATTCTGGCGTGCTTGGGACAGGGCAGGCTTAATTAACATCGTCCATCTTAACATGATCCATCGTCCCGGAGTTACAGCCATGCCACTTCTAGTGACACCAGAAGCATCTGATGCCGCGTAAGCCATGCAATGcatttggtgttggttttAGAGTGAGAAACGGATAACAGCCCTGGCTTATGCATGTCGGCGTCGTCCACATTCGGCAATCGATTCTAGGTGTGCGACCGCGCGACCGATCAGCAAGCGAATGCGAGCGGGAGTATAATTGGACTTGACGATTGGGCAGATAGTCCCAGCGCTGTAGCCAGGAAGAACTTGGCATTTCTCTTAAAGTCCTGACTATTGTCTAATTCTGTAGCTGTGCAACAACAACTTGACACATCataccagacaccagacgcatGTGCATACGTCAAATGGGTCGACTGTGCCGTTGGCTCTATTCAGACCTCTATGGCTGTGGATAATAATTCTCGCAGATGTCATTCCAAACGCGCGTACATTACAGTTGAGTCGAAGGATTGCTAACAAGGAAGTCATGTAAAACGAGTATTGCGTGGCCAGTCTGATGGGACTGACAATTCACACGCAATGGTTTCATCTGTGACTCGTTGCCCTGCGAATTAGATATGCAGTTTACCATTTCTCCGCCGTCAGGTTTGCAATATAGAAACTAGCATAAAGGATTATATTTGAGAATCCAACATATTAGGATATGATCTCCGTATGGGACAAAGGCAACGTGTCCCCCCATTAGCAACGATTCCGAATATGTTCAAATCACCAATCACCGCAACTCCCTTTCCACTACATCGTCAACCTCCTCAGACTTACATGGCCCTTTTGTTGCCTATTACTGCTCTCGACATGCCAGCAAAGCCAGCGTGTAGAAGTACCGACGTATCAAACTTGGCCCGTCTTCCTATACCACGTGCCCTTGCAGCCCAACAAGCAGGCCACTCTAAGTTATACACAAAGCCAACCCTTATGCTTTTTCCCCTTAATACAATAGCTAATCAGGCTTTGCAATATATACCGCTATACTGCCTTCTTTGCATCTTTCCTAAGTGGCTTATAATGCAAGGCAAGGTGAAGTTTTCTGATTATCGCTTACAGAATATTAGTATAAACCACGGGTCGCATTCTATCGTTTCGCCACAAGAAGCGGTTAAATTTCTCTCAAGTATCGAAGCAGGATCTAGGATGCGCAATGCAAACAGATACATATTCAATTCGCTTCCAGTCACCTCGCACTCAAAACTGGCCAAATGGCCACTGGTCAAAGGCGGCCctctgctccttctcctcagcCTCTAGTCCAGGATCGTCGAAACCACAACATCTCCGCCAAAACGGCAGGCGAAACATGTCATCAACGTCTTCCATACCGTCCATAGATGTAAAAATTACCAAAACTAACTCGGCGCCGGCATCATACATGCTACCGCACTCTCCACAGGAATCATACCCCATGGTTCCAACGCGGCTTAGAAACTCGTCTCGTGTCACCTCCTGCACCCCGTGGAATACCTCAAAGCCAGCAACTTCCTTCCAGCGAACTCGTCGAAGAATCTCGTGATACAGCTCACCCATTCGCGGACCAAAGGGAGACATCATGGTTGTTGCGCTTCCCTTGGACGTTGTATCAGGGGAGTTTTGTGCAGCGTCACCAATCACTTCCCATCTAAGGCCGCAAGACCTTACTAGATCCTCATTAGGATGCTGAAATACGCCAATTTTTGTTACGGGGGGTTGCGCGACAAGCATGTTCCTCCACGTCGCCCCGGCTCTTCGCCACGGGCTATCTGCGTCTTCACCGCAAGCATATAGAGCTGTCCCACTAAACCGCCGTCTTGCATTGTCGAATTTGTCCGTCCCGAGAAGAGATCGTACGAAGCTGTTCAAGTCATCTGTGGACATTCCCGCTCTCCAATTGTCGAGCAGGCTCTGGTCAAACAACGTCGCCGGATCCTTGGCATGTTGAAACCAAGGCTGAAAGAGCTCGCCAAGCAGGGGATTCAGGTCCCGACGAATTTTCTCAGTcggacttggacttggcaaCGGAGCTGGTAGGAAGTACAGGTGTCGTTGTAGAGCGACCGAGGTCGTAATGGTTCTGTGCCACTTCTTGCAAACCTTTTGGACACTGGTGATAATTGGACGTATGTCTAGGTTGAGAAAAATAAGCTCCAGCAACTCCTCTGTTGCGAGAACTAATGGAATAGCATCCATTCTTCAAATTGAGCCCTAAAGAAGCGGTTTTAGTGGTTGTGAAGTGGAAACGGCCAAAATGTCATGATGTTTTGCTCTTTGTATCTGAGGTTTTAGCCAGGCAGCAGCCCTCTTGTGGGTCGAAATACATTGTAAGCACAAGGATCTTTGCTATTGACCATAACAACCATGCTGATAATGTACTGTACAGACCCAAGAGCCACAGTAAATTAGACCGCCAGACAATATATGCCTGGTATTCACCCCCAGCGCCGCCAGCCTACCGTTGATCAGTCATGCCTCACCTGGGCCAGCTTGAAAACAAACATACCGTAGCAATCTATCCAATTGTAACAAACCACGTACTATCCTAGCAAACATGTCATACCTGAGTTCCGTCTAATCATCGCAGTATAATGCCAGAAACGCAAATACCGTGTACGCAGTTGGACGAGGCACGTACTCGTACCCGCAATTTACTCATTGCATAGCCCAAGCTCCGAAGTACGACGATGCGGTAGGACCAGCTGCAGATAGTCATAGTCCTTGACACCCGAACCCCTCTCTGCATATAAAATGGTGGAGGTTCTGGTCTCTCGCTCTTTAAAATAGTGACCTCAATCTTCACTTCCGCCGCAATTGCGCACCACACAATGTCTTTCGTAGCAACTTCACAGAGCTTTTGGCTCGAAAACGGCCACATCCTCCATGCGCAGTGTCGAGATACTGATGGCAGCTGGAAGGATTCGACTATAGACTTGAATCAGTTTATAGGCAACAGTGACGGATGGTTCGTTTGGGATGGTGCCAGTAAGTTGACCTTACATATGCCTACTTTACTCTCCAGGCAGTCTTTCATGATATGCAAAGCTAACTCCAGCCTGTTAGACTTCTCTCGTTCTGCTCAGAATATCTCGCTGGACGGCCCAATGCTCTCGGCTGAGCTTACCACCCACGATGGGGGACACCGCGAGCGCCAGGGTCTGAATCTGAATGACCGGATTAGCAATAACAATGGCCAGTTGGCGGTGAGTCGTGTTGCCAAGTATACGTTTACTCAAGAGTCTGACCGAATACGCAGTACAACCGACAGACATGAGAGTTGAGATGAAACACTGGTTTAGTGCAGCTTCTTATTGGGGAATCCTTGATACGAATCAGTGCTGCTTACGGTTCAGAACAAACTTCAGAACTAGACCCTGTTCAGTCTGGGTTAGAGAAAGAACTGCGAATAAATAGACCCTGCTTGCCACAGCCTTATCCTGCTGACGACCGAAAACTCTGTGCCAACTCTGAACAGAAGCATTCCAATCCCATCGAATATCATCTCACCACATTCTCAGAGTTCCTCGACGCTTCGCCCTAAAATCGCCTACCTCCAACTGCAGTGAAACATCTTTGTTTGTTATCATCGAGATCCTTTTTTTCCGTGTCAAGATCCGTCCAACTGCTGGCGGCGCAGGCCTAACAACGCGAACCCCGTAACCAGTGCTCCAGCCGAGTTACAAACTCTACCCATGAACGTGGCCAGGAGTGGTTGACTTACATTGATCCGGGGCCTTTTATGCCAACGTATAAGTGTCTAGTCGTTACGTAGACGAATTCGAGAAATTTTCTTCACTCTAGAGCCCAGTCATGGAACATGTATACCCACTAGATTAAACTACaagtatattgacaactagCCAGGCATCTATaaagtatctaaagctagggaaAAAGGAATAAGACAACGAAAAGGAAGAGCTCTACAAGCTCTCACAGGCTTgtaagcttgcttctgcGGATGCCGCTTGTTTTGGGGTTACCAATGACAAGGTCGTGAGTGTCGGCCAAAAGCTGTGACTTTTAAAAGTCGACTTCTCCAAAGTGCGTGTTGAAAAATGAAGTAGTCACCCGAGTCCTTAAATAGGGACTGAAATAATCATAGCCCACGACAGCACCACATTTATCCACGAAAACAGTCAAAGCAACCTCTCCTGGGTACATCAGGCTCCACTACAAACAGAGTTAGCAATCACAATATAAGATAACCTTACATGACAACTTACCGAGGAAACCTTTTCCGTAAGAAACGGTCTCTCAACTAACCCCACAAACACTGCCTCGCGCTTGGTGAGAAAATCGCTTTCGATGAGGGGATAATTCGAATTCGAGTAGCCTTCCCACACGCTCGGGTTCTTTGGATCGAAAACATTGGTAAATATGTTGTTGACCAGCTCTAACCCGCCCActgttgttttgttcttaAAGTCAAAGATGGATGACGCGAGGGCAAATTCGTTGCCTGAATCAACGCGGACGCGTTGTTTCTTGGGGGAGTTGTACATGTAGCCAACTCCGATGTGACTGGTCTTGTTCGCATCCCTGTATTAGGTTAGAATGGGATATGGATTTGCGTAAAATAGGGAGATGGATTATACCATTTGTGCTGGACAAAGTGCGTCTGGAACTCGAATTTAACCTTGGGGGGCAGTGGTTCCTCAAATCCGTACGAGTACTCGACCATAGATGGCGGATATGGCTTGCATTCACCCGCTACGAGGGTAGCTGAGACGAAGCCGATAACAAGGCTGGAGATATGCATAATGATGGTTTAAGCTTGTTTAGATGATTGAAAGGAAAGACTGATTTGGATCGGAGGAAGTTATTCAATTGAAGAGTATATATACTTTTTAATCCTGCGCTTTGGCTTGAGGCATTCAATGTAATTTCTTACGATGACATACTTTGTTACGCGTCCATCTCTCCAATTACCTCAGCGCGTTTAAACACTTCTGCATTCAGCAAGATCTAATCTAATACGGTCTCATAGTAGAAATATGCCGTACAACATAATTGCCGATTACTGCTATTCGGCCAGCAGTTACGGAGTCTTGCCCAGCTAAATAGAGAATGTCTAATTGCGCCACTGAGTCTCAAACAGAATCCTGGCAAAGCGTTTAATTGTATCCCAAGTaggcaacaagacaaagcCTCTTTCTTTATTTTTGTCCAAGGAAGCCCCGGTCCCTGGAAGAATGACTCGTGGGGGACCAGGGTTCGCTCGATTGCGCCTCGATTTTAATATGCTTACCCCTGTCACATCCACCTCCGACAGTGCATTTACAACATCTGTTGAAGACTTGAGATCACGCGGGTGGCAAGAAAAATTAAATCCGAGCACGGCGGTCCATCCACCCATGTTGCCCAACGTGCCCCCTTTTTCGAGCTCGAATTTGGATGCGGTATTTGACCATTTTGAGGCTTTTGACTTCCTTAATATTGAGGGATTTGAAGCCCGTCGCCTTCAATATAGCCGGCTTGTTGCAGAAGCTAGTATCGATATCTCAGTTTCTAATGATACAATTCGTTGGGCTCAAGACCTACATAAGCGGAAGGCACAGGTTGTTGACTGTCAATTCTAATCTAGCTGCTCGTTGGGTTTGGATATTCATAATTCGCCCTGGCCTTACTAGAGCCTAAGGACTGGTATGTTTGGGTTTCCGATGAGGGCATTTGGCTATGGTGATCAGGCACAAGCTCTTATAAAAGGGCCTACACGAGACCTTGTAGGAAATCTACAACGGACAGAGCCTCCTGAAACAGACGTAAAGAAGCTACATACCTGGGCTGCCATTGGATACAACTTGAAGAGCTGGCTTATTTGGTATGGGGTACTGTCAAATACAAAAGGTAAGATGGACCAGAGGACCTATATGAAGGTTATCTTGAAAGGTTAAAAGGGCTTAATAAAGCTAGTCATCAATTTATTcctgaagaagatggtgagAGTGGCGATACGCCTGGTCAAGAATCCTACATGAGGCTGCAGGGAAAAGAACAGGCGGCAAGCTTCTTTAATTGCTCCCAAAGCCGGGATGTAAGTCCAACTAAAACTGCCTGGGGCCATTAAAGAAGAGGTAAAATAGCACCTCATTGGGACATAGTCTACAAATACTGCACCTGCTGAAGAACAGTGGATTTAATTGACAACAAATAAGTACATTAGAGATGCCACAGCAGCTACAGGATATAATGAAATTGGAAGGAAAACGTACAGCTTACTAGACCTTTAAGTAGCTACTGAATAATATTCTTCCTATTCAGATTTAGCTGCATTTGCGATAGTCGTGCCTATCCAATTCATACGTCATATGCCGCCGTGTTCGGAATTTTGCATTCCACGTGAAGATGTCCGAGCATCCTGTAGTTCAAGGCCGAATCAAATTAagagtggtctggtgtggtaTGCTTTATGGGGAGGTGGCTTGTGGCTTCAAATATGTTACTTCTTCCCAGCTTCTGTTTTGGACTGGAGGCCCATGCATGACCAAGGGTATTAATATCTTGTCAGCATTTTGATGTCTGATAAAATAATTTGGCATAAAGGTAACTTCGCCCTTTGCAGCCCTACATATACGCATTAAATAGAACCCAAGTCAAAAAGCACCATCAGATCACCTATTCTGGCTCAAAATCACATCCGCAGCCTTCTCACCAACCATATACGTCGACAGCGCAGTAAACGTCCCCGGAATCCTAGGATACACCGACGCATCCACGACCCTCAGCCCCTTCACGCCCCTCACACGAAAACTCGAATCCAGAACAGCCATAGGATCGCCATCCGCACCGATAGGACACGTCGACGAAGCATGGTGACCCCAAGCCGTGTCCTTTGCATACGCCTCCACATCACTATCAGACTGGACATTCGCACCCGGCAAAACCTCATCCACCTTGACGAGCTGTCTCTTGAACGCGTCCCTCGCAACGCGAATAGCTTCCCGGATGGCCGTCAAATCAGACGCATAGTCCCCGCTTCCGGTGTCGAAGTAATTGTACACGATTTCAGGGGTGTCCAGGGGATCAGCGGACAGGAGCTTCACGTGGCCGGCGTTGTTGCGCGGGTGGCCCTTCAATATCGCCCATGTGAAGAGGTCGTGGTCGGATGTGATGTTGTAGCTGTACCCGGGGAAGTAGCCGCGGAAGTTGACGGGACCACCGAATATGAAGGCATCGTATTCACTTGCCTGCGAGGACTTCATCAACATAGCGGCAGCGAAGCCATTCGACACATATGTTCCTCTATCGCCGAGGATAGGATGCTGCCACCGGTCCAAGCAAGGATCAGGATCAGAGAAGGTACATCCCTTGAGAAACGTCCAGTCGGATGGGACACGACCCTGTACAGCAACCTCATAATGGTCCTGGAGGTTGGTGCCCACGCCAGGTAGATCCTTAACAACCTTGATGCCAAACTTGGTGAGTTCATCCGCTGGTCCCACGCCACTCAGCTTAAGAATCTGAGGAGAATTATACGTCCCCCCCGCAACAATCACCTCTTTAGAAGCAGTAACCGATCCCTTCGTCCCCTTTGCAGATTTCGACCTCGGACTCGCTTTATAAAGATACGCTCCGTCCAGAAACTCCACCCCCGTAGCACGCGGCGTATCACCCGTCTCATCAAACACAACCTTCGTAACGTGGCAGTTCATCCTCACATCAAGAGGATACTTCTTACTCCCATCCCAGTTCTTCGCGTCCCTCACAGCAACCACAAACTCTCGAGACCCAAATCTTCGTCCATTACCCGCAGACAGCGGAATCTGGAAATACCCGCCGTCCTTGTCGCGACTCGCCGAATCCTCATTCGCATCGCCCAGCAGAACATTCAACAAATTCGGCAGCAACTTTGTATAATTCCCGAGTGCGAAGCTCCCCCCCGTAATCATGCTCAGCAACTTCGGATCTTTCAACGGAATAGTCAACGGCGCGCGATCCGTGTCCAACCACCCATTATACCCATGCCCCCTCGCAAGCGGCAGCAAATACCTATTATTCTCCATCCTCACAAAGTACTTCCTCATATTATCCGGCGCCCACGAATCATCACCCGTCAACGACGCAATAAACTGAAAATCCGAGCGGTGCGGATAAATCGCCACCAACGCATTATGAGCCGTACACCCGCCCAATGTCCCCGTACGAGGATACAGCGTCCCCAGCATCTTGCTGCCAGCCGGCGGATTCAGGCCAGTGTATATCTTTCCCTCCGGCGTCTCATACGAGGTCTTGTAGTCGCGCGCCTGGCGGGCATCGTCGGCGTAGTGCCGCACGAAGAAGTTCCATGCGAGTTTCTCGTCTTCCGAGGATTTCGCAGAGTACGCTGGGACGGTGTAGTTGGGGTTGTTGCCCTGGTCGTCGCCGGCTTCGATGAGGAGGGTTTTGTGGCCGGCCATGGCGAGGCGTGCGGCGAGGGGGCCGCCGCCGGCTCCGGATCCGACGACGACGTATTCATAGCCGCTGAGGGTGACGGCGTGGGCGAGTGaggtgaggatggtgaagCCTAAAAAGGCTGTTTGCCATGAGGGATACATGACGGCTTGGTGTTCACCAGACTCGGGGATTCTCAGACGGACGACATCACTGGATACATATACAAATGCCAGCTGGTAAGCAGCTAAGCAGTTTAGCTCCTTGGTTACTGCTTAAAATTAAGAGCGatccatcaacatgcctGTTCTGTTGCCCCGTTCGTCCGCAAGGGTATCTTAATCGGGGGTTAAAGGCCGTTCTGCATTCCGTTCCCCAGTTCTCCGTAGAAAATAGTAAACCCGCTTAATACTAGTCTGTTaatgacgaggacatggtcaAATGCAGGCTCCAACACCCAGTacggcatcatccaccgGCACTTCTTCACCTCCGACCTCACCTTCACCAAGCTCGATCCAATACTACCTAGTCAGTTTAGTCCAACGGATGGCCACTTGCCGATGCTAGTATCCCAATTAGTCTACCAAAGGATGATTGATCACTCAATCACAAGCTTCTGTTGCATTTCTATTCCGCCCCCAACGCACCAAAGATACACTGCCTCGGCTATGCAGCCATCATAGACAAGGATCATCGCCAGCAATTTACCACTTCTGCCCATCTTTCACCCGCTCTTCTGTCTTGGACGCCAACGACGCCAAACCTAAGCGAACTCAACTCAAGCAGGGGTTGTTTGTTCCCTTTCCTCCGCCATTGATACTCCCTGCAAGTCCCAACCCTGCTAGTGTTTGCGGGGTTCAATTACAAAAATTGGGGAATCCAGTTCCCGTCAGATTACAAAATACTGCAAGAATCGTGTCCGTCTTGTATGCGGAGTGAATTCCGACATTGTCTCACTAACAAGAGTCAGTCAATCGCAGAGAATTAATTAAGCCTCCCGATATATGTCATCCGCGGGCCGGAGCACGGGATAGACTGTGCCGCAGACTGACGTTTGTTCCTATCGCGTTTAATTTGTCCAGGTGAATGGATGCGGAGTCAGGGCGGTGGCAACAAGATTTGAACCAACTGGCACATTTGGGAAGATCTGGACGGAAGCTCATTGACGTAACACAACATCTAACCAAGTTGCTGCATGTAACATTTGGACGACTACGAGACGGCTGAATCGTGTTGGGTGCTACTTGCGAGTGGCGCATTGGCTGCAGGTCATTAGCTGCAGCGGACATGGAACCTAGAATGTGAATTTGTTGGTCGCTGTTCAATAGACTGTGAAGGTCTCATTCACTTAcaacctaagttacctaccctaagcaacAGAACAACCCCCTTGGTTGCCTtacttggccttgtcaaatTAGCCAATCGTTATAACCACCGGCACCACGAGATGTAGGGTAAGGGTTACCGGGCGTAAGGTGATGTGTTTGGGTGGGAGATGTATTATTTATCCAGCCAGTTCAACATCACATAGAGCGTGCCCAGACACCCTTCCATCACCTGACATTTAAATGCTACAGATGTCCCTGAAAGAAACACGTGCCACGTGCCTGTCCGGCTGAGCAATTTGCCAACCCCTCATTTGAACAGCAATGTGAAATTGATCCTGCTTAGCTTGGCCTTTTTAATATCCAATCTTGGAACCTTAGCAGAATGAAGATTACGATTACCCTCTGGGCAGCCACAGTTGGACTGGTACTGGCGAACCCGGCTATATTTGCAAATTCGGACCAGAACTTAAGCAAACGAtgcgttggcgttggcggcaCTTGTCATTGGAGTTACGAATGCTGCTGtggcggcaatggtggcTGTAATGGCGGTACCTACTATTGCAGTTGTGTTTACGGCAGCGGCGACAACGGTGTTTGTGGCGAATGTGGCTAAGATCTGGCGGGTTttggtaccagactcttcaatTTGATACGATATGGCAAGGAAGCCTCGGCCGTTGTATGGAGTTCTCTACTGGAGTTTAAGCTCGGCCGGCCGTTGGCGGGTTTCCATGGATGCGACTTTCTGTTGAATTCGAGAAATAAATAAACGTTTTGCTCCCCCATcaaaaaaataaaaaataaaatgatataaaaataaaacaagTAACTATCACACTTTTATTTTAGATGTAGCAAATGGATATCGAAAGGACACAGAGGATGGCCTTCATTATAGCTGTGGGGAGAAAGGATAGAATCTTCAAAATGTTGCGAAATTGTCTTGTTGGCACCCGTGCATGCAGATGAGACGAACCTTCCAGGACTTGTGAAGAACCTTACTCTCCAGTCATTTCATCAGGTTACAATAGTCTGGTGGGGAAATCCTAGTCACCGTCCTTCAACAGGACGGAATTTACAATTTAATCCAAGGATGGCCCACGGGAACTTGTTACAGCCATTGGAGTATATCCATCTATTCTATCAAGTCTGAATGTATTTCATGACGTTGggggaaagaagagcaaatATTCTCAGGTTGAAAAACTCCTGCCAATAAAGCGCTCCAGCGACATGAGTTCTGAAGAAGCTTCCCCCTGGGCTTCAGCTACCGCAGCCTTGAGCTCCCTTGCCATGGTCAGATCGTTAGGCGTCCCGTAGTACAAGCCACCTGAGAGCTGGCAAAATCCAAACATGTTCTTGACTGCCTGGGCGGTTTGGTCCCCACTGGTGTGAAATGTTGTCCAGTCTTCGACGACAACGTAACGGCTCTTCTTCCCAGTCACTGCAAGTTTATTAGATCCAgaacacacaagcgagcATTGAGCACTAAttcttgcctttttgaaAAGTCTCCACAAGCTGGGTTGCAGTAGCGCTCTGACTGAAACCCTGGATAAACTTCTGATGGTACTTGTGAGGGTCGAGAAACACGCCGTGCACGAAATCGCCGTAATCGTCTGCAATAGCTACAAAGGGAATTTCTTCGTTGCCTCCCCATCGCGGGCATTGGAAGGTAAGATATCCCTCCTCGTCGGGGTACAACGCGAATCCACCGACAATACGAGCCATGCCGTCGCGCATCAGGTTCTCCATATACCAGCCAGCACTGACGATGGTAACGGAGTCGAAGTTCTTAGACTTGGCATATTCACCTACAAGATATTTTTCTATTACGAATAGATCAGTTCGCATTTTCGTCGGCATCAAGGTCCAAAGCCATGCAGGTACCTACTAACCTTCGAATATCTGGCTGGAAACAGAGCCGTTTGTAATCTTGGAGCTGGACGGCAAACCACTATAGACAAAATGTTTCACGCCGGCCTCTACTGCGGCGTCGACGATGATCTTTCCCACATCAGTGTCGGAAGGGCCATCGACGTCCGTAACAGCCTTTGAACAGTATTAGCACGGGATATTTGCAGCAGAATTGACTTTTAAAAATGGCCTACAGGATCTTCAgagttggtgttggcaaacaCACCCCAACTTCCCTTGAGCGCCTCAACAACTTCGTCTTTTCTAAAACAGTTGGCCTGCCTCATCTCCACACCTCGAGCTGCCAGGGCCGTAGAGCTGCTTGACCGCACATCGCGAGTGATGCCGCGAAGAGTGAAGGTGCCTCTCTTGTTCTTTAGAATAGAGTTGATCAAGCTGCCACCCTGAGATCCAGTGGCCCCGAAGACAGTGATGAGGTTTGTGGACATTTTTGAGAGTTGTCAATGCAGTTCGTGTCTATGGCGGATTGTCCAAatcgtctggtctggtacgCTCACCAAGGCTACATATATATATCGTCTGATTTGGCACCACTGAATGGGGCTGTCAAACTGACTTGACAGGTCtatgtctggtgtgccgACAGATGTGCCGAgtaatattaataataagtTGCAGCGCGAATAGAGAATTTGTGGCGTCACATACAGTAACTGACCgattttgttctttttaAACTTTGCCGACTACCGCACGTTTAACATGGAGCATGTTCGGCTGTCGGTTCTCAAGGTAGGCGACCAGACGTTGATGTCGGGCGACATATTGTGCTCTAAGATGCTGTGGCTCTTAACCAAGAATGGCCATGGAACGTCTCCAAagtatcaattgatcccagtTAACTAGTAGCATCTACTGGCTAACAATTGCTTACCCATCTTGCAAGCTTTCTCCGCCATATTGTCTCTTCACTGGCAAAGGACGAAGGTTATAGCGGCAAGGCCACTAAACCTAGTACGGTCTTAGCCACA is from Pochonia chlamydosporia 170 chromosome Unknown PCv3seq00027, whole genome shotgun sequence and encodes:
- a CDS encoding CVNH domain-containing protein, encoding MSFVATSQSFWLENGHILHAQCRDTDGSWKDSTIDLNQFIGNSDGWFVWDGANFSRSAQNISLDGPMLSAELTTHDGGHRERQGLNLNDRISNNNGQLAYNRQT
- a CDS encoding F-box-like domain-containing protein, which encodes MDAIPLVLATEELLELIFLNLDIRPIITSVQKVCKKWHRTITTSVALQRHLYFLPAPLPSPSPTEKIRRDLNPLLGELFQPWFQHAKDPATLFDQSLLDNWRAGMSTDDLNSFVRSLLGTDKFDNARRRFSGTALYACGEDADSPWRRAGATWRNMLVAQPPVTKIGVFQHPNEDLVRSCGLRWEVIGDAAQNSPDTTSKGSATTMMSPFGPRMGELYHEILRRVRWKEVAGFEVFHGVQEVTRDEFLSRVGTMGYDSCGECGSMYDAGAELVLVIFTSMDGMEDVDDMFRLPFWRRCCGFDDPGLEAEEKEQRAAFDQWPFGQF
- a CDS encoding NmrA family protein (similar to Metarhizium robertsii ARSEF 23 XP_007819282.1), producing MSTNLITVFGATGSQGGSLINSILKNKRGTFTLRGITRDVRSSSSTALAARGVEMRQANCFRKDEVVEALKGSWGVFANTNSEDPAVTDVDGPSDTDVGKIIVDAAVEAGVKHFVYSGLPSSSKITNGSVSSQIFEEKYLVGEYAKSKNFDSVTIVSAGWYMENLMRDGMARIVGGFALYPDEEGYLTFQCPRWGGNEEIPFVAIADDYGDFVHGVFLDPHKYHQKFIQGFMTGKKSRYVVVEDWTTFHTSGDQTAQAVKNMFGFCQLSGGLYYGTPNDLTMARELKAAVAEAQGEASSELMSLERFIGRSFST
- a CDS encoding GMC oxidoreductase (similar to Neosartorya fischeri NRRL 181 XP_001259048.1) is translated as MYPSWQTAFLGFTILTSLAHAVTLSGYEYVVVGSGAGGGPLAARLAMAGHKTLLIEAGDDQGNNPNYTVPAYSAKSSEDEKLAWNFFVRHYADDARQARDYKTSYETPEGKIYTGLNPPAGSKMLGTLYPRTGTLGGCTAHNALVAIYPHRSDFQFIASLTGDDSWAPDNMRKYFVRMENNRYLLPLARGHGYNGWLDTDRAPLTIPLKDPKLLSMITGGSFALGNYTKLLPNLLNVLLGDANEDSASRDKDGGYFQIPLSAGNGRRFGSREFVVAVRDAKNWDGSKKYPLDVRMNCHVTKVVFDETGDTPRATGVEFLDGAYLYKASPRSKSAKGTKGSVTASKEVIVAGGTYNSPQILKLSGVGPADELTKFGIKVVKDLPGVGTNLQDHYEVAVQGRVPSDWTFLKGCTFSDPDPCLDRWQHPILGDRGTYVSNGFAAAMLMKSSQASEYDAFIFGGPVNFRGYFPGYSYNITSDHDLFTWAILKGHPRNNAGHVKLLSADPLDTPEIVYNYFDTGSGDYASDLTAIREAIRVARDAFKRQLVKVDEVLPGANVQSDSDVEAYAKDTAWGHHASSTCPIGADGDPMAVLDSSFRVRGVKGLRVVDASVYPRIPGTFTALSTYMVGEKAADVILSQNR